From the Desulfovibrio sp. UIB00 genome, one window contains:
- the gyrB gene encoding DNA topoisomerase (ATP-hydrolyzing) subunit B, protein MAPETGNGGYNASSITILEGLSAVRKRPAMYIGSTDARGLHHLVYEVVDNSIDEAMAGFCSRVTVILHADNSVTVRDDGRGIPVDIHPKEGVPAVQVVMTKLHAGGKFDNSSYKVSGGLHGVGVSCVNALSEELTVTVRRDGKRYRQHYARGVPQDELVVISEGFVEGHGTTVRFKPDEEIFEVLEFSYETLKKRFEELAYLNKGLTIECIDERIGETHVFHAEGGIRQFVGDLNSGEQGIHPIIFGEGIVDNVTVDFALQYNAGYKENIFTFANNIRTKEGGTHLVGFRTALTRAINGYIKGQADLVKKMKNTSLSGDDVREGLTAVISVKLPQPQFEGQTKTKLGNSEIAGLVAGVVYDRLNVYFEENPKDIRLIIDKAIDASRARDAARRAKELVRRKGALSDNSLPGKLADCQSKDPIESELFIVEGDSAGGSAKQGRNPKNQAILPLRGKILNTERTRFDKMLANKEVKALITAMGAGIGEEDTDLDKLRYHKIIIMTDADVDGAHIRTLLLTFFFRQYQEMVERGFVYIAQPPLYRVHNSRMEKFIKDDPALNEFLLTRVSEDVTVVASNGKEFRGKELISLMEHIEKAEGRVNDAEMSGTPRDLFMALVTHEKQIDAHSLENQDSELIEWLNSHGYMLTLEREKSEDEEERLFAVFENTGGHHTRRGMEFFSSRLYKQGWQLFDELRQQCGSFAFTLRKKDGEVATEDLFTLMRMVLDEARKGINIQRYKGLGEMNPDQLWVTTMNPENRVLLQVSVEDANEASDAFVELMGDRVEPRRDFIERNALAVQDLDI, encoded by the coding sequence ATGGCTCCTGAAACCGGCAACGGCGGGTACAACGCCTCTTCCATTACCATTCTGGAAGGCCTGTCGGCTGTGCGCAAGCGCCCGGCCATGTACATAGGCTCTACAGACGCGCGCGGCCTGCACCATCTGGTGTACGAGGTAGTGGACAACTCCATTGACGAAGCCATGGCCGGCTTCTGTTCGCGGGTCACTGTTATTCTGCATGCTGACAACAGCGTGACTGTTCGCGATGACGGTCGCGGTATTCCTGTGGATATCCATCCCAAGGAAGGCGTGCCCGCCGTGCAGGTGGTCATGACCAAGTTGCATGCTGGCGGCAAGTTCGACAATTCGAGCTACAAGGTTTCGGGCGGTCTGCACGGCGTGGGTGTTTCCTGCGTCAACGCTCTTTCGGAAGAGCTCACGGTCACGGTGCGCCGAGATGGCAAACGCTACCGCCAACACTATGCCCGTGGCGTACCGCAGGACGAACTGGTGGTTATCAGCGAGGGCTTCGTTGAAGGGCACGGCACCACCGTTCGCTTCAAACCTGACGAAGAGATTTTTGAAGTTCTCGAGTTTTCATATGAAACATTGAAAAAGCGCTTTGAAGAACTGGCCTATCTTAACAAGGGCCTGACTATCGAGTGCATCGATGAGCGCATCGGCGAAACCCATGTGTTCCACGCCGAAGGCGGCATCCGCCAGTTTGTGGGCGACCTCAACTCCGGCGAGCAGGGCATTCACCCCATAATCTTTGGTGAAGGCATTGTTGATAATGTTACCGTGGATTTTGCCTTGCAGTACAATGCGGGGTACAAGGAAAACATTTTCACCTTTGCCAACAACATTCGGACCAAGGAAGGCGGCACCCACCTTGTGGGTTTCCGTACTGCGCTCACGCGCGCCATCAACGGCTACATCAAGGGCCAGGCCGACCTGGTCAAAAAGATGAAGAACACCTCGCTGTCTGGTGATGATGTGCGCGAGGGCCTTACCGCCGTTATCAGCGTCAAGCTGCCCCAGCCCCAGTTTGAAGGGCAGACCAAGACCAAGCTTGGAAACAGCGAAATTGCCGGTCTGGTTGCCGGTGTGGTGTATGACCGCCTGAATGTGTATTTTGAGGAAAATCCCAAGGATATCCGCCTCATCATTGACAAGGCCATAGACGCCTCGCGGGCGCGGGACGCAGCCCGCCGCGCCAAGGAGCTTGTCCGCCGCAAGGGCGCGCTTTCCGACAACTCGTTGCCTGGCAAACTTGCCGACTGCCAGAGCAAGGATCCCATTGAATCCGAGCTGTTTATCGTGGAAGGTGATTCGGCAGGCGGCTCTGCAAAGCAGGGGCGTAATCCCAAAAACCAGGCTATTTTGCCCTTGCGCGGCAAAATCCTGAACACGGAACGCACCCGCTTTGACAAGATGCTTGCCAACAAGGAAGTTAAGGCGCTCATTACCGCCATGGGCGCAGGCATCGGCGAGGAAGACACCGACCTCGACAAGCTGCGCTACCATAAAATCATCATCATGACAGACGCCGATGTGGACGGAGCGCACATCCGCACCCTGCTGCTGACCTTTTTCTTCAGGCAGTATCAGGAGATGGTTGAGCGCGGCTTTGTCTACATCGCACAGCCGCCTTTGTACCGTGTGCACAATTCGCGCATGGAAAAGTTCATCAAGGACGACCCCGCGCTCAACGAATTTCTGCTCACACGCGTGAGCGAAGACGTGACGGTGGTGGCCTCCAACGGAAAGGAATTCCGAGGTAAGGAACTCATCAGTCTCATGGAACACATTGAAAAGGCCGAAGGCCGCGTGAATGATGCCGAAATGTCCGGCACTCCGCGTGACCTCTTCATGGCCCTTGTGACCCATGAAAAGCAGATTGACGCTCATAGCCTTGAAAATCAGGACAGCGAACTCATCGAATGGCTTAACAGTCACGGATACATGCTCACTCTTGAGCGGGAAAAGAGCGAAGACGAGGAAGAACGCCTGTTTGCCGTGTTTGAAAATACCGGTGGGCACCATACCCGCAGAGGCATGGAGTTTTTCTCTTCCCGCCTTTACAAGCAAGGCTGGCAGCTCTTTGACGAGCTGCGCCAGCAGTGCGGCTCCTTTGCCTTTACCCTGCGCAAAAAGGACGGCGAAGTTGCCACAGAGGATCTGTTTACGCTCATGCGCATGGTGCTTGATGAAGCCCGCAAGGGTATCAACATCCAGCGCTACAAGGGTCTTGGTGAAATGAACCCCGACCAGCTCTGGGTGACGACCATGAATCCAGAAAATCGCGTACTCCTACAGGTTTCCGTGGAGGATGCCAACGAGGCTTCTGACGCTTTTGTGGAGCTTATGGGCGACCGTGTGGAACCGCGCCGCGATTTTATCGAGCGCAACGCCCTGGCCGTACAGGATCTGGATATTTAA